One Tenrec ecaudatus isolate mTenEca1 chromosome 12, mTenEca1.hap1, whole genome shotgun sequence DNA segment encodes these proteins:
- the LOC142423074 gene encoding olfactory receptor 1f45-like, which yields MTMNKANESSVSEFLLLGLSRQPQQQQFLFVLFLSMYLATVLGNLLIILAISTDSRLHTPMYFFLSNLSFVDICFSSTTIPKMLANHILGSQSISFPGCFTQMYFLFTFADMDNFLLAVMAYDRFVAVCHPLHYTTKMTPQLCAMMVIGSWVVANLNILLHTLLIARLSFCANNRIPHFFCDVAALLKLSCSDTYLNEVMILTEGVLIMITPFVCILVSYVCITSAVLRVPSAKGKWKAFSTCGSHLTVVSLFYGTIFAVYFTPASSHAAEDDIAAAVMYTVVTPMLNPFIYSLRNKDLKGALRKVIGRTRFSTQ from the coding sequence ATGACCATGAACAAGGCAAATGAGTCGAGTGTCTCTGAGTTCCTCCTCCTGGGACTCTCCAGGCAGCCCCAGCAGCAGCAGTTCCTCTTCGTGCTCTTCCTGAGCATGTACCTGGCCACAGTCCTGGgaaacctgctcatcatcctggccatcagCACAGACTCCCGCctgcacacccccatgtacttcttcctcagcaACCTGTCCTTCGTGGATATCTGTTTCTCCTCCACCACCATCCCCAAGATGTTGGCCAATCACATCCTTGGGAGTCAGTCTATCTCTTTCCCTGGGTGTTTTACTCAGATGTATTTTCTTTTCACGTTTGCTGACATGGACAATTTCCTGTTGGCTGTGATGGCTTATGATCGCTTTGTTGCTGTGTGTCACCCCTTACACTACACAACAAAGATGACCCCTCAGCTCTGTGCCATGATGGTCATTGGATCATGGGTTGTAGCAAACCTGAATATCCTATTGCACACCCTGCTGATAGCTCGGCTCTCATTCTGTGCAAACAACCGGATCCCCCACTTCTTCTGTGATGTGGCTGCTCTCCTGAAACTCTCCTGCTCTGACACATACCTTAATGAAGTAATGATTCTTACTGAGGGGGTTCTGATAATGATCACTCCATTTGTTTGCATCTTGGTTTCCTATGTTTGCATCACTTCTGCTGTTCTGAGAGTCCCATCTGCAAAGGGAAAGTGgaaagccttctccacctgtggcTCCCACCTGACTGTGGTGTCCCTCTTCTATGGCACCATCTTTGCTGTGTATTTCACCCCGGCATCCTCCCACGCAGCTGAGGATGACATTGCAGCTGCTGTGATGTACACGGTGGTGACCCCCATGCTGAACCCTTTCATCTATAGCCTCAGGAACAAAGACCTGAAAGGGGCTCTGAGAAAAGTGATTGGGAGAACGAGGTTTTCTACCCAATGA